From Actinosynnema mirum DSM 43827, a single genomic window includes:
- a CDS encoding helix-turn-helix transcriptional regulator yields MDQRVRVAVQSTDHLSLAGLTSYLAGRSEVVLVGQRERASADVAVVAVPKFTEEVTSRLRRAATEAGTPVVLVLDEVGDADVLTAAECRVVAIVPRTAATGDRVLRSVLAAAEGGGVMPPNLVAELLRHVQRLQRELVATETGPDRLTSREADVLRLIAEGLDTAEIATRLSYSERTVKNVFYGITTRLHLRNRPHAVAYALRKGMI; encoded by the coding sequence GTGGATCAGCGAGTTCGGGTGGCGGTGCAGTCGACCGACCACCTCAGCCTTGCGGGGCTCACGAGTTACCTCGCGGGAAGGTCCGAGGTCGTGCTGGTGGGGCAGCGCGAGCGGGCGAGCGCGGACGTGGCCGTGGTGGCGGTGCCGAAGTTCACCGAGGAGGTCACCTCCCGGCTGCGGCGCGCCGCGACCGAGGCGGGGACGCCGGTGGTGCTGGTGCTCGACGAGGTGGGCGACGCGGACGTGCTCACCGCCGCCGAGTGCCGGGTCGTGGCGATCGTGCCGCGCACCGCCGCCACCGGCGACCGGGTGCTGCGCAGCGTCCTCGCGGCGGCCGAGGGCGGCGGGGTGATGCCGCCGAACCTGGTGGCCGAGCTGCTCAGGCACGTGCAGCGGCTCCAGCGCGAGCTGGTGGCCACCGAGACCGGCCCCGACCGGCTCACCTCGCGGGAGGCCGACGTGCTGCGGCTCATCGCGGAGGGACTGGACACCGCCGAGATCGCGACCAGGCTCAGCTACTCGGAGCGGACCGTGAAGAACGTCTTCTACGGCATCACGACGCGGCTGCACCTGCGCAACCGGCCGCACGCGGTGGCGTACGCGCTGCGGAAGGGGATGATCTGA
- a CDS encoding BTAD domain-containing putative transcriptional regulator, producing MPSGAPLRVALLGPVRAWLGETEVDVGAARRRAVFAVLAVRAGQTVARDELVDGVWGDAPPATAGASLYTYVSGLRRAFDPDRSHRAATGVIDSVGAGYALRLEPDGLDVHRFEAHRERAQELAAADPAGALRELDEALGLWRGDALSGVPGPFAEAQRSRLAELRLAAVERRAELALGLGRHADVVAELTALTADHPMREGLRALLMQALHRGGRQAEALEVFRDARDALVEQLGIEPGPALRHAHSQVLGDHGSASDGAAWARGADLLPPRGSSWPGGDVSGGDVSGGGRAGGGPPGGDAWERGGSGGNGRGRGGQGGGGWTGGGQGGGRWGGDARTGDGEAGADRAGGRRAGSGQAGVGRAGAGQTGGGRAEGGRAEGGRAEGGQAEGGQAGSGRAGASQAGGGRGSAGRAGSGFPGDGSPGAGRAGSGRGSADQQGGGFRNDGSPGAGSPGAGSPGAGSPGAGLSGVARAGAGRAGSGFLSGGAGDGLPGWSGVDAAAAGEHGVGRPALSTPTAVPRGFAGRARELAALRAAVAEVVAGRGGAVWVEGEPGIGKSALLDVALDARDVQLGWARGDELGGRFPLRVVLDCLDVSPCSADPRRVALAAALDDPASWFGDPVAAAAERLTGFVAELCAAGPVVLVVDDAQWADEASVAVWRRLLGLTGELPLLLVAAARPVPRRGDVDRVRRAAADRGGLVLGLGPLSEPEVAGLLAEQVGAAPGPELLRLAGCAGGNPLYVRELADALVREGALERRGGVADVDDVGRTASPSLVAALGRRLSFLSDDATEVLRRAALLGDRFAVADVATALGTPASGLLGPLSEATESGLLVDGGELLAFRHPLVRQVLYLGVPEAVRSALHRQAARALAEAGAAVAVVAGQIAAAPELADDWVVDWLTARADPLAAAEPEAAVELLRSVARQPALEPAHRERLLAALARLLFLLGERPDAEVRYVLARSRDADRIGEMRWMLARLQNDDGEPGEASRMLAEAIADPASTPVWRARMRALLAVVHREGLDDVVAAEAHALAVPPGDRFADGLALRARWQVAMARRDHAGALARAEEGAALVAGDPVLVGLWHELVADRAEALRALDRFADADAVLRAGRADAPGSLVHGAALVRAAEQDYWTGRWDRALERAEDGVARSGSRERGRVLLGRGIAALVRVRRGLPVRWDGAPPPVLPAHHEQADFLAVARALAGSAPVPALVPLLRPRGLLARHRWMPLLTRSALVEGARDVAERALRVCLDEGAEVAAAHCRGLLAADPSEVLVAAGRYRAAGRTVDLAGALEDAAVLLGDEVRLAEAVEVYRGFGAEADARRARARFGRLARGAR from the coding sequence GTGCCTAGTGGAGCGCCGCTGCGCGTCGCCCTGCTGGGGCCGGTGCGGGCGTGGCTCGGGGAGACCGAGGTGGACGTCGGGGCCGCCCGGAGGCGGGCGGTGTTCGCCGTGCTGGCGGTGCGGGCCGGGCAGACCGTGGCCAGGGACGAGCTGGTCGACGGCGTGTGGGGCGACGCTCCCCCGGCCACGGCGGGCGCCAGCCTCTACACCTACGTGTCCGGGCTGCGCCGCGCGTTCGACCCGGACCGCTCGCACCGCGCCGCGACCGGCGTGATCGACTCCGTCGGGGCCGGGTACGCGCTGCGGCTGGAGCCCGACGGGCTGGACGTGCACCGCTTCGAGGCGCACCGGGAACGCGCGCAGGAGCTCGCCGCCGCCGACCCGGCGGGCGCGCTGCGCGAGCTGGACGAGGCGCTCGGGCTGTGGCGCGGCGACGCGCTGTCCGGGGTGCCGGGGCCGTTCGCCGAGGCGCAGCGGTCGCGGCTGGCGGAGCTGCGGCTGGCGGCCGTCGAGCGGCGGGCCGAGCTGGCGCTGGGCCTGGGGCGGCACGCGGACGTGGTCGCCGAGCTGACGGCGCTGACCGCCGACCACCCGATGCGGGAGGGGCTGCGGGCGCTGCTGATGCAGGCGCTGCACCGGGGTGGGCGGCAGGCCGAGGCGCTGGAGGTGTTCCGGGACGCCAGGGACGCGCTCGTCGAGCAGCTAGGGATCGAGCCGGGGCCAGCGCTGCGGCACGCGCACAGCCAGGTGCTCGGGGACCACGGGAGCGCCTCGGACGGGGCGGCGTGGGCGCGCGGGGCGGACCTGCTGCCACCGCGCGGGAGCTCTTGGCCGGGTGGTGATGTGTCGGGCGGCGATGTGTCAGGTGGCGGGCGGGCCGGGGGCGGGCCGCCGGGTGGTGACGCGTGGGAGCGCGGGGGAAGCGGCGGGAACGGGCGGGGCAGGGGCGGGCAGGGCGGGGGCGGATGGACCGGCGGCGGGCAGGGCGGGGGTCGGTGGGGCGGCGACGCGCGGACCGGTGACGGGGAGGCGGGCGCTGACCGGGCCGGTGGCAGGCGGGCGGGGAGCGGGCAGGCGGGCGTTGGACGAGCGGGCGCAGGTCAGACAGGCGGCGGACGGGCAGAGGGCGGGCGGGCAGAGGGCGGGCGGGCAGAGGGCGGGCAGGCAGAGGGCGGGCAGGCGGGAAGCGGCCGAGCGGGCGCGAGCCAGGCGGGCGGTGGACGTGGGAGCGCGGGCCGGGCGGGCAGCGGGTTCCCCGGTGACGGGTCGCCGGGTGCCGGGCGGGCCGGAAGTGGCCGCGGGAGCGCAGATCAGCAAGGTGGCGGATTCCGGAACGACGGGTCGCCGGGTGCCGGATCGCCGGGTGCCGGATCGCCGGGTGCCGGATCGCCGGGTGCCGGGCTGTCGGGCGTCGCACGAGCGGGCGCGGGTCGGGCGGGCTCCGGGTTCCTGAGCGGCGGGGCGGGTGACGGGCTCCCCGGCTGGTCGGGGGTGGACGCCGCAGCCGCCGGTGAGCACGGCGTTGGGCGGCCCGCCCTGTCCACCCCCACCGCCGTCCCCCGCGGCTTCGCCGGGCGGGCGCGGGAGTTGGCCGCGCTGCGGGCCGCCGTCGCCGAGGTGGTGGCCGGGCGGGGTGGGGCGGTGTGGGTGGAGGGTGAGCCGGGGATCGGCAAGTCGGCCCTGCTCGACGTCGCCTTGGACGCCCGCGACGTGCAGCTCGGCTGGGCGCGCGGGGACGAGCTGGGCGGTCGCTTCCCGCTGCGGGTGGTGCTGGACTGCCTGGACGTGTCGCCGTGCTCCGCCGACCCGCGCCGGGTCGCGCTCGCCGCCGCGCTCGACGACCCCGCCTCCTGGTTCGGCGACCCGGTGGCCGCCGCCGCCGAGCGGCTCACCGGGTTCGTCGCCGAGCTGTGCGCGGCCGGGCCCGTGGTGCTCGTGGTGGACGACGCGCAGTGGGCCGACGAGGCCAGCGTCGCGGTGTGGCGGCGGCTGCTGGGGCTCACCGGTGAGCTGCCGCTGCTGCTGGTCGCCGCCGCCCGCCCGGTGCCCCGGCGCGGCGACGTCGACCGGGTGCGCCGGGCCGCCGCCGACCGGGGCGGGCTGGTGCTGGGGCTCGGGCCGCTGTCCGAGCCCGAGGTCGCCGGGCTGCTCGCCGAGCAGGTCGGGGCCGCGCCGGGACCGGAGCTGCTGCGGCTGGCCGGGTGCGCGGGCGGCAACCCGCTCTACGTGCGCGAGCTGGCCGACGCGCTGGTGCGCGAGGGCGCGCTGGAGCGCCGCGGCGGGGTGGCCGACGTGGACGACGTCGGGCGGACCGCGTCGCCGTCGCTGGTGGCGGCGCTGGGCAGGCGGTTGTCGTTCCTGTCCGACGACGCCACCGAGGTGCTGCGCCGGGCCGCGCTGCTCGGCGACCGGTTCGCCGTGGCCGACGTGGCGACCGCGCTGGGCACTCCCGCGTCCGGGCTGCTCGGGCCGCTGTCCGAGGCGACCGAGTCGGGGCTGCTGGTGGACGGCGGCGAGCTGCTGGCGTTCCGGCACCCGCTGGTGCGGCAGGTGCTGTACCTGGGGGTGCCCGAGGCGGTGCGGTCCGCGCTGCACCGGCAGGCCGCGCGGGCGCTGGCCGAGGCCGGTGCGGCGGTGGCGGTGGTGGCCGGGCAGATCGCGGCGGCCCCCGAGCTGGCCGACGACTGGGTCGTGGACTGGCTGACCGCGCGGGCCGACCCGCTCGCGGCGGCCGAACCCGAGGCGGCGGTGGAGCTGCTGCGGTCGGTGGCGCGGCAGCCCGCGCTGGAACCGGCGCACCGGGAGCGGCTGCTGGCCGCCCTGGCCCGGCTGCTGTTCCTGCTCGGCGAGCGGCCCGACGCGGAGGTCCGGTACGTGCTGGCCCGCTCCAGGGACGCCGACCGGATCGGGGAGATGCGCTGGATGCTGGCGCGGTTGCAGAACGACGACGGCGAGCCCGGTGAGGCGTCCCGGATGCTCGCGGAGGCGATCGCGGACCCGGCGAGCACGCCGGTGTGGCGGGCCAGGATGCGGGCGCTGCTGGCGGTGGTGCACCGGGAGGGGCTGGACGACGTGGTGGCGGCCGAGGCGCACGCGCTGGCCGTGCCGCCCGGCGACCGGTTCGCGGACGGGTTGGCGCTGCGCGCGCGGTGGCAGGTGGCGATGGCGCGGCGCGACCACGCGGGCGCGCTCGCCCGCGCCGAGGAGGGCGCGGCGCTGGTGGCGGGCGACCCGGTGCTGGTCGGGCTGTGGCACGAGCTGGTCGCGGACCGGGCGGAGGCGCTGCGGGCGCTGGACCGGTTCGCCGACGCGGACGCCGTGCTGCGCGCCGGTCGGGCCGACGCGCCGGGGTCGCTGGTGCACGGCGCGGCGCTGGTGCGGGCGGCCGAGCAGGACTACTGGACGGGGCGGTGGGACCGGGCGCTGGAGCGGGCCGAGGACGGGGTGGCGCGGTCCGGGTCGCGCGAACGGGGGCGGGTGCTGCTGGGGCGGGGGATCGCGGCGCTGGTGCGGGTGCGGCGGGGGCTGCCGGTGCGGTGGGACGGGGCGCCGCCGCCGGTGCTGCCCGCGCACCACGAGCAGGCGGACTTCCTGGCGGTCGCGCGGGCGCTGGCCGGGAGCGCGCCGGTCCCCGCGCTGGTGCCGCTGCTGCGCCCGCGCGGGCTGCTGGCGCGGCACCGCTGGATGCCGCTGCTGACCCGGTCCGCGCTGGTGGAGGGCGCGCGGGACGTGGCGGAGCGGGCGCTGCGGGTGTGCCTGGACGAGGGCGCGGAGGTGGCGGCGGCGCACTGCCGGGGACTGCTGGCCGCTGATCCGTCCGAGGTGTTGGTGGCGGCGGGGCGTTACCGGGCGGCGGGTCGGACCGTTGATCTGGCGGGGGCGCTGGAGGACGCGGCGGTCCTGCTGGGCGACGAGGTGCGGCTCGCCGAGGCGGTGGAGGTGTACCGGGGGTTCGGCGCGGAGGCGGACGCGCGGCGGGCTCGGGCGCGGTTCGGGCGGTTGGCGCGGGGAGCGCGATGA
- a CDS encoding NAD-dependent epimerase/dehydratase family protein, with translation MDIAVVTDPTGLVGGEVVRALGPRYDLLVGLDATAGPTTPAEPTARFRHHRVDLADRAAVSTVLAEYGSDVRLVVHTGREPEGQDLMLIAVGTSNLLHAVHARCPDAVFVLNSGVEVYGTAPNLLPLVESATRWDLPEDHPAHDRGLPEARHVDHVERTPRGTALLAADLAAQDSGKRLDVAVGVFRTAGLVATTGESPFAQHGFVSALVRDALRGSPFVVRGFGGKQVRDVLDVADLVEMFWQFAMAPRPGEVYHAGGGRERSCSLLEAIAGYEHLTDHQVAFDYDPEPRYADVRYWSTDTAKFRAHYPRWRPTTALPDLVAAAHRHWSARLERLPGEVV, from the coding sequence ATGGACATCGCCGTGGTCACCGACCCCACCGGGCTCGTCGGGGGCGAGGTGGTGCGCGCCCTCGGCCCCCGCTACGACCTGCTCGTCGGCCTCGACGCCACCGCGGGCCCCACCACCCCCGCCGAGCCGACCGCCCGCTTCCGCCACCACCGCGTCGACCTCGCCGACCGCGCCGCCGTCTCCACCGTGCTCGCCGAGTACGGCTCGGACGTGCGCCTGGTCGTCCACACCGGCCGCGAGCCCGAGGGCCAGGACCTGATGCTGATCGCGGTCGGCACCTCGAACCTCCTGCACGCCGTGCACGCCCGCTGCCCGGACGCGGTGTTCGTGCTGAACTCCGGCGTGGAGGTCTACGGGACCGCTCCCAACCTTCTGCCCCTGGTCGAGTCCGCCACCCGCTGGGACCTGCCCGAGGACCACCCGGCGCACGACCGCGGCCTGCCCGAGGCCCGCCACGTCGACCACGTGGAGCGCACCCCGCGCGGCACCGCCCTGCTCGCCGCCGACCTCGCCGCCCAGGACAGCGGCAAGCGGCTCGACGTCGCCGTCGGCGTCTTCCGCACCGCCGGCCTGGTCGCCACCACCGGCGAGTCCCCGTTCGCGCAGCACGGCTTCGTCTCCGCCCTCGTCCGCGACGCCCTGCGCGGCTCCCCGTTCGTGGTCCGGGGCTTCGGAGGCAAGCAGGTGCGGGACGTGCTCGACGTCGCCGACCTGGTCGAGATGTTCTGGCAGTTCGCCATGGCCCCCAGACCCGGCGAGGTCTACCACGCCGGCGGCGGCAGGGAGCGCAGCTGCTCCCTGCTGGAGGCCATCGCGGGCTACGAGCACCTCACCGACCACCAGGTCGCCTTCGACTACGACCCCGAACCCCGCTACGCCGACGTGCGCTACTGGAGCACGGACACCGCCAAGTTCCGCGCGCACTACCCGCGCTGGCGGCCCACCACCGCGCTGCCCGACCTGGTCGCGGCGGCCCACCGGCACTGGTCGGCGCGGCTGGAGCGGCTGCCTGGAGAAGTCGTGTAG
- a CDS encoding universal stress protein, with protein MTEKPIVVGVDGTTDGERALVWALDEAATRGCPLHVVSAWDYEPLADWTEQAETLARRRAETIMDNALRRAADRPQPPAVVRRAVRGPAAEVLESEATGAAMLVLAAHTGGGLRRSAFGRALLGATSTHCVRRAPAPVVVLPAR; from the coding sequence ATGACGGAGAAGCCGATCGTCGTGGGAGTGGACGGGACCACCGACGGTGAGCGCGCCCTGGTCTGGGCGCTCGACGAGGCCGCGACGCGCGGCTGCCCGCTGCACGTGGTCAGCGCCTGGGACTACGAGCCCCTCGCGGACTGGACCGAGCAGGCCGAGACGCTGGCCCGCCGCCGGGCCGAGACGATCATGGACAACGCCCTGCGCCGCGCCGCCGACCGGCCCCAGCCGCCCGCCGTGGTGCGGCGCGCGGTGCGCGGACCTGCGGCCGAGGTGCTGGAGTCGGAGGCCACGGGCGCGGCGATGCTCGTCCTGGCCGCGCACACCGGTGGCGGACTGCGCCGCTCGGCGTTCGGCCGGGCGCTGCTGGGCGCGACCAGCACGCACTGCGTCCGCCGCGCACCCGCCCCGGTCGTGGTGCTCCCCGCCCGCTGA
- a CDS encoding BTAD domain-containing putative transcriptional regulator encodes MSGGAAGLRVALLGPVRAWVGEREVELGSSRQRGVFTVLALRAGTAVRRDELIRGVWGDDAPATAGGSVHTYVSVLRKALEPDRPRGTPPRLLESSGSGYRLRLEAADSDVAAFAALRERAREQLAAEEHRAALRTLDEALALWRGTALSGLDGPFARARRASLGEARSAAREARAEAALALGEHGDVIGELGALVAEEPLRERARELLALALHRAGRSAEALEVLREARRVLRDELGVDPGPGLRAARDLVLRDHRAGPGQDPPQAAAIPRPRRGEADQVLVGRDEELRVARELIGATSSGRGRVLWVEGEMGIGKSSLLAAVTALASAAGHRVAHGVADELGTRFPLRLAMDCLDVDVRSPDPRRAATARALRDERPPSGSVFTAGDPIAAAVERLGALVERLCGDGPLTVVMDDLQWADESSTELWHRLTGVARRQPLLLVGAARPVPHRVDVARLRRDAEAGGAALDLLPLTDSAVTSVVGQLVGAAPGPGLRRVAARAGGNPLYVREVADALVRERAVLVSAGIAEVAPDVLDRTPVSLVSAVADRLDFLTDPTRQVLRWAALLGGEFSVEDLSVVLARPVPDLLGAFTEALAAGVLRDAGSRMAFRHPVIRQALYEGTPSALRTALHQQAARALAESGAPAEHVAGQLMAAAGEVDAWAVRWVVGNAQPLGDRAPLVAVELLQRCLASPRAPQDTRSALAARLSSVLFRVGRDAEAEEHARRALPGLRDADQVAKARWTLAYVPYRASRPRAALAELREALADPVLTDTWRARLLSLLSLVQRAGVGDLDQAAVSARQAIAVGERAGDPFAIGQALEVLWQVEAVRRDYARAVGYLDQALDVVGTDVGLADLRLVLLDNRVFTLQCLDRLDEAGQVLEQAFRVAGPGTPVAGLQVAAAVHGFWLGDWGGAVARLGAVMADAEEFTGFGLREGGPVLLLHGVAALIAAHRDDGAALAAHLAAGANLPLVTAADRENCDFLVAAEAMGAARGGDEAGAVQLLGAILDTRFAQMMLRHQWLPDLVRLALACGDRATAREAVEACEAEAARETTTARAAAAARRCRCVLEGDADGLAEVAGHYRRAGRVFELGQTLEDRAVLLAGRSGAGAAEREAALGEALEVYEGLGARWDVRRLLERAGGD; translated from the coding sequence GTGAGCGGTGGGGCGGCGGGGTTGCGGGTCGCGCTGCTCGGGCCGGTGCGCGCCTGGGTCGGCGAGCGGGAGGTCGAGCTCGGGTCGTCGCGGCAGCGCGGGGTGTTCACCGTGCTCGCCCTGCGCGCGGGCACGGCCGTGCGGCGGGACGAGCTGATCCGGGGCGTGTGGGGCGACGACGCGCCCGCCACGGCGGGCGGCAGCGTGCACACCTACGTGTCCGTGCTGCGCAAGGCCCTCGAACCCGACCGGCCGCGCGGGACGCCGCCCCGGCTGCTGGAGTCCTCCGGCTCCGGCTACCGGCTGCGCCTGGAGGCGGCCGACTCGGACGTGGCCGCGTTCGCCGCGCTGCGCGAGCGCGCCCGCGAGCAGCTCGCCGCCGAGGAGCACCGGGCCGCGCTGCGCACGCTCGACGAGGCGCTGGCGCTGTGGCGCGGCACCGCCCTGTCCGGGTTGGACGGCCCGTTCGCCCGCGCCCGGCGCGCCTCCCTCGGCGAGGCCCGCTCCGCCGCGCGCGAGGCGCGGGCCGAGGCGGCGCTGGCGCTGGGCGAGCACGGCGACGTCATCGGCGAGCTGGGCGCGCTGGTCGCCGAGGAGCCGCTGCGCGAGCGCGCCCGCGAGCTGCTCGCCCTCGCGCTGCACCGGGCCGGGCGCAGCGCCGAGGCGCTGGAGGTGCTGCGGGAGGCCAGGCGGGTGCTGCGCGACGAGCTGGGCGTCGACCCCGGACCCGGCCTGCGCGCCGCCCGCGACCTGGTGCTGCGCGACCACCGCGCGGGCCCCGGCCAGGATCCGCCGCAGGCCGCCGCCATCCCCCGGCCGAGGCGCGGTGAGGCCGACCAGGTCCTCGTCGGCCGGGACGAGGAGCTGCGGGTGGCTCGGGAGCTGATCGGCGCCACGTCCTCGGGCCGGGGGCGGGTGCTGTGGGTGGAGGGCGAGATGGGCATCGGCAAGTCCAGCCTGCTCGCGGCGGTGACCGCGCTCGCCTCGGCCGCCGGTCACCGCGTCGCGCACGGCGTCGCCGACGAGCTGGGCACCCGGTTCCCGCTGCGGCTGGCCATGGACTGCCTGGACGTGGACGTGCGCTCCCCCGACCCGCGCCGCGCCGCGACCGCCCGCGCCCTGCGCGACGAGCGCCCGCCGTCCGGGTCGGTGTTCACCGCCGGTGACCCGATCGCGGCGGCCGTGGAGCGGCTGGGCGCGCTCGTGGAGCGGCTGTGCGGGGACGGGCCGCTGACCGTGGTCATGGACGACCTGCAGTGGGCCGACGAGAGCAGCACCGAGCTGTGGCACCGGCTCACCGGCGTCGCCCGCAGGCAGCCGCTGCTGCTGGTCGGGGCGGCCAGGCCGGTGCCGCACCGGGTCGACGTGGCCCGGTTGCGCCGCGACGCCGAGGCGGGCGGGGCGGCGCTGGACCTGCTGCCGCTGACCGACTCGGCCGTCACCAGCGTGGTCGGCCAGCTGGTCGGGGCCGCGCCGGGGCCGGGGCTGCGGCGGGTCGCGGCGCGCGCGGGCGGCAACCCGCTGTACGTGCGGGAGGTCGCCGACGCGCTGGTGCGCGAGCGCGCGGTGCTGGTGTCGGCCGGGATCGCCGAGGTCGCCCCGGACGTGCTGGACCGCACCCCGGTGTCGCTGGTGTCGGCGGTGGCCGACCGGCTGGACTTCCTGACCGACCCGACCAGGCAGGTGCTGCGCTGGGCCGCGCTGCTCGGCGGCGAGTTCTCCGTGGAGGACCTGTCGGTGGTGCTGGCCAGGCCGGTGCCGGACCTGCTGGGCGCGTTCACCGAGGCGCTCGCGGCCGGGGTGCTGCGCGACGCCGGGTCGCGGATGGCGTTCCGGCACCCGGTGATCCGGCAGGCCCTGTACGAGGGCACCCCGTCCGCGCTGCGCACCGCCCTGCACCAGCAGGCGGCGCGGGCGCTCGCCGAGTCCGGGGCGCCCGCCGAGCACGTGGCCGGGCAGCTGATGGCGGCGGCGGGCGAGGTGGACGCGTGGGCGGTGCGCTGGGTGGTCGGCAACGCGCAGCCGCTCGGGGACCGGGCGCCGCTGGTCGCGGTGGAGCTGCTGCAGCGGTGCCTGGCCTCGCCGCGCGCCCCGCAGGACACCCGGTCGGCGCTGGCCGCGCGGCTGAGCTCGGTGCTGTTCCGGGTGGGCCGGGACGCCGAGGCCGAGGAGCACGCCCGGCGCGCCCTTCCCGGTCTGCGCGACGCCGACCAGGTCGCCAAGGCCCGCTGGACGCTGGCGTACGTGCCCTACCGGGCGTCCCGGCCGCGCGCCGCGCTGGCGGAGCTGCGGGAGGCGCTGGCCGACCCGGTGCTCACCGACACCTGGCGGGCGCGGCTGCTGTCGCTGCTGTCGCTGGTGCAGCGGGCCGGGGTCGGGGACCTGGACCAGGCGGCGGTGAGCGCGCGGCAGGCCATCGCGGTGGGCGAGCGGGCGGGCGACCCGTTCGCGATCGGGCAGGCGCTGGAGGTGCTGTGGCAGGTGGAGGCGGTGCGGCGGGACTACGCGCGGGCCGTCGGCTACCTGGACCAGGCGCTGGACGTGGTCGGCACGGACGTGGGGCTGGCCGACCTGCGGCTGGTGCTGCTGGACAACCGGGTGTTCACGCTCCAGTGCCTCGACCGGCTGGACGAGGCCGGTCAGGTGCTGGAGCAGGCGTTCCGGGTGGCCGGTCCGGGCACGCCGGTGGCCGGGCTGCAGGTGGCGGCGGCGGTGCACGGGTTCTGGCTGGGCGACTGGGGCGGGGCGGTGGCGCGGCTCGGGGCGGTCATGGCGGACGCGGAGGAGTTCACCGGGTTCGGGCTGCGCGAGGGCGGGCCGGTGCTGCTGCTGCACGGGGTGGCCGCGCTGATCGCCGCGCACCGGGACGACGGGGCGGCGCTGGCCGCGCACCTGGCGGCCGGGGCGAACCTGCCGCTGGTCACGGCGGCGGACCGGGAGAACTGCGACTTCCTGGTGGCGGCCGAGGCGATGGGGGCGGCGCGCGGCGGCGACGAGGCGGGGGCGGTGCAGCTGCTCGGGGCGATCCTGGACACCCGGTTCGCGCAGATGATGCTGCGGCACCAGTGGTTGCCGGACCTGGTGCGGCTGGCGCTGGCCTGCGGGGACCGGGCCACGGCGCGCGAGGCCGTCGAGGCGTGCGAGGCGGAGGCGGCGCGGGAGACCACGACGGCGCGGGCGGCGGCTGCGGCGCGGCGGTGCCGGTGCGTGCTGGAGGGCGACGCGGACGGGCTGGCCGAGGTCGCCGGGCACTACCGGCGGGCCGGGCGGGTGTTCGAGCTGGGGCAGACCCTGGAGGACCGGGCGGTGCTGCTGGCCGGGCGGTCCGGGGCGGGCGCGGCCGAGCGGGAGGCGGCGCTGGGCGAGGCGCTGGAGGTGTACGAGGGGCTGGGCGCGCGGTGGGACGTGCGGCGGCTGCTGGAGCGGGCGGGCGGGGACTGA